The nucleotide window TGTAATTTAAAGGAGAATATGATGACCGAACCGACAACGAATTATGACGAAATCATTCAAGTGACCGCGACTGAAGATGCCTGCTTCCAAGCCGTTGCAACCCAGATGAACGAATGGTGGACACAAACAACAGAGGGTAGCTTAGTAAAGGTTGGCGACAAAGTGACAGCGCGCTTTCCACCTAGTTTCGGGTATTGGACATTCGAAGCCAAAGTTTTTGATCGCCCTAACAGGATTGAGATGGTCTGTATTGACGCCCACCACAAAGTCGAGGGCCAACCGGAAGAAATTGATCAGGAATGGCTGGGAACCAAGATCATTTGGGATATCAGCGCCGCCGGAGACAAGACCGAGATCAGGATGACTCACGATGGCCTGACACCAACCCTAAACTGTTGGGACATTTGCCTTGATGGCTGGAACCACTTTTTCAAGAGCAGCCTTAAAGCATTCTTGGACGGCGAGAAGCCGAACCCCCATACCTCTACCTAACGCCGCTCGTGCTGCATACGGCATCGGTTAAGTTCTGGCTCAGCAAGGACCCTCTCCGCAGCCGGCGGTTATCAATGGCTGCGGAGGCCTATCGCCTCTAATTTAGCGATCAGGTAATTCCCTCGATACGCATCAGGATTGGTTTTGGAGCGCATCTGTAACGCCCGATAACTCCCATTAGTTTCGTTATGCTGCCTATATACATTATTTCTGCCTTCTTGCGATATCTTCCTTAATATCTAAATTTTACTGTGATTGATGAATTTCCGGTCCGGTCGTTTCTGACAATTAGGAACAGACTTCGAAAATCAACTCACTGAAACAGAATATCAGAAGGTACAAACATGATACTTAAAGGAAAAACCGCCGTTGTTTTCGGCGCTGGTGGACATCTTGGCCAGCACATTGCAGATCGCTTTGAAGCTGAAGGAGCAAGCGTTTTTCGGGCAAGCAACGGCCCGGTAGACGGCAGCACGCCGAAATCTGCACAGGTGGATGCAACCGACGAAGTCGCTGTGGATGCCTATCTCGACCAGGTTGCCGAAGAACAGGGTTCAATCGACGTCGTAGTCAACATGGCTGGCGTTGCGCCTGCGAGCTACAACCACGGCAAACCAGCGGCTGAAGTTACGCACGAGCAATTCATGATGCCATTGGCCGTCGATACGGCTTCTCAGTTTATCACCGCGAAATCTGCCTACCGCCATATGTCCGAGAAGGGCAGCGGTGTGATCATTCTAAACACTTCGACACTCGCAAAAGTCGGATCGCCATGGTCCCCTGCCCTTACAGCGTCGCACGCGGCAACCGAAGGATTGATGCGGTCTCTGGCGCATGAATACGGCCCCGCTGGTGTGCGGGTTCTGGGCGTTCGATCCGAAGCAATGCCGGACTCCCCGACGATCGAATACACGTTTGCGACCATGGGAGCGAACATGGGCATGGGCTTTGATGAGATGAAAGGTTTCATCGAACAGAACAAGACAGCGCTCAAGAAGCTCCCTGAAGCCAGCGATACAGCAGCTGTCTTCGCCTACGCAGCCTCTGACATGGCGTCGTTCCTCGCGGGGACCATGATCAACAATTCTGCTGGTCACATTGTCGACTAACCAGCCTAGGGTCGGTGTGATTGTCGCATCGACCCAAATTCCATGAGGTACAGCTTTTTGCGAACACTATTGCAGGAGCGTTTTAGCAATGGACCTTCTTAGGACTTTGGATATTTTCTCTGCGCTCCAGGATCGGTCATTGTACAGCACATCCCAAATCTGAATCGATGTGCTGGCCCATAGATAATCTGCCGCATCATCCACACTCCAATCACTGGATAGAGCTTCGTCATCCGACAATGACTGGATGAGCTGATGTTCCCAGGCCCGAAGCTCAGACATGCGGTCGGTCCAAGCCGTATCGGCATCGCTGTCCGTCCGCCTAAGCCGAATGAGGTCCGTTGCGACCGGGTGAATTTTGACTGCAAAATCGAACCAGACTTCCATGCAGGCATCCAATCGCTTGATTGGATCCCCGATCTCCAATGCTGCGAAGAAGCCTTCTTTAACCTCAAAGCGCTCGTCTGCCCTTTGAACCAGTGCGAGCAACAGCCCACCTCGTGTTTTGAAGTGCAGATATACCGATTGCCGGCTGACGTCGGATTCACTCGCAATCTGGCTCATCGAGATATCAGCGCCTTGCTCAGCGATTAAGTCCCATGCGCGATCCAAAATTTCGTTTCGAGTGACACCTCTCGCCTTTTTTCTTGACACGTGTAAAGCAACCTTATTATTTACATGTGTAAAGAATAATAGAATTATACAGGAATTCCAACACTATGAATGAACAACTTACACAACTCACAGCATGGTACAGCGATGCTCCGGACGATAGTCGCCCGTCTGAAGAGCAATGGCGAAGCATCTTAGAAAGGCCATCTGATGCGCCAATCACGCTCATCAACTTCTTTAAGCTCAGGGGACTCGCGGACAACGGCGATGCAGGTGCTACCGGTCAGGATGCGTTCAATGCCTATGCAGAGGTCAGCATTCCAACCATGGAACGCGTCGGCGGAAAGTTCCTATTCGTGGGGGCGTTTGGTGGCATGTTCCTTGGCGCTGAGGAAGATTGGGACGTGATCGCGATCGGATCTTATCCGAACCTTCAGGCGTTGATCGATCTTTACTCTGATGCCAACTATCGCAAGGCCTTCGTGCACCGAACCGCAGCGTGTGAGCGCCAAAAGGTGATTGTCGGCAACGCAATGAGTTAAACTGGATGCAGGGTCTCAAAGTTTGAGCGAGCAGGAATCATAGTGGGTGTAGACGGCAGTAATCAGAAAAAGACAGTCATGGTGATCGGCACTGGCGGCACGATATCGTGCCTAGGTTCCGATCCATTTGATTTGCATGACTACCCCGTTTCGGGCGAGCGGCTCACCACCGATGAAATGCTGGCTATGTTCAAGCTGTCATTTGACGATATTGATGTCGTACCCTCTGGATTTAAGCCGGTTTCCAGTACCGAGCTCGGGCCTAAATTCTGGTTTGCCCTGATATCTGAGATTGAGCAAGCAATCAGACAGATCGAACACCTTGCCGGCATAGTCGTCACTCACGGAACGGCCACCTTGGAAGAGAGTGCGTTCGCAACTGATCTTCTCCATAACACCGATGTACCAGTTGTTTTCACGGGCGCTCAGCGGCCTGAAAATGCGATTTCTTCAGATGCGCCGCATAATCTCTGGAGCGCCATTCAGGTCGCGGCCGATCCAAAGGCACGCGACCGTGGCGTGCTAGTGGTGATGAATGGGTTGATCTTTTCAGCTGCAGACGTGTCGAAGGTGGATAATTTCGCGTTAGATGCTTTTCAGGCCCGGTCCGGTCCCCTTGGTCATATCAACGGTCGGGCGGTCAACTTTCAATCACCTCCTTTCCGCAGACCAGTGCAGCTTCGATTGGAGAAACACGAGACTTGGCCCCGAGTAGAGATCATTCCATCTTACGCCGGAGCTGATGGAACACTTATTGAAGCCACCATCACCGCCGGAGCACAAGGATTTATCGTCGCAGGCCTTGCCCCGGGTTACGCAACACCGGATCAGCGTCTGGCGCTTCGCAAAGCCCGGCAACAGGGTATTGTTGTTGTGATGGCGTCACGCGCGCTTAACGGCACGACTTTGCCGCTGAAGCAAAACGACATACCCGGCTTGATAGGGGCTGGTAGCCTGACTCCGCAAAAGGCCAGGATACTACTTGCATTGGGATTGTCAGAGCTCTTGGATGTGGACGGTATCCGTCAACTATTTGAGCGGTTCACTTGATCTGCGGATCTCAGCCACTTGTTACGTCCAGTGCAACGAGCGTTGTCTCAAGTTCGCCCGGAGATGGACCATTCACGTATTGGGTAGACCGCTGGCGATCCTTGAATTCATATTCCGGCACCAAGCCTTATGAAACCCAACAAAAACAAACCTAAATCCGCTATAAGAAGATAGTTTATATGTACAAGATACTCATTGCGGCATCTACCGCACTTGCCACTCTCACTCAACATACAAAGGCAGAAGAACGTGTGATCTGTTCGGTTGCTTGGGAAGTCGGTGAAGAAACGCCACTCCTTTCAGATGGGCAGTGCGATGAGCGCATGTCATCAGCGTCCACTTTCAAGATCGCCATCAGCCTTATGGGGTTCGACAGCGGAATTCTGACAAGCCCTGATACGCCGGAATGGCCGTTTAAAGCCGACTATCTGGACTGGCGACCCGAGTGGAAGCAATCTACGACACCAGAGGCCTGGTTGAAGCACTCCGTGGTCTGGTATTCGCAACAGATCACACTAAAAATCGGATCTGAGCGTTTCGAAGAATATGTCAATGCGTTCGACTACGGCAACAAGGACATCACTGGCGTGCCAGGAGTGTATGACGGACTTACCTATGCCTGGTTGCGCTCAACTCTTAAGATTTCGCCATTGGAGCAAATCAATTTTCTAACCAAGATGCTGGCTGGCAAGTTGCCGGTGACAGAGACCGCTGTTTTGCAAACCAAAGCAATAATGGAACGGCGAGAGCAGCCAAACGGTTGGATTACATTCGGAAAGACCGGGTCCGGTTTGCCTACTGGTGAGGATGGACAGCACCTGCAAGGACAGCCTTTCGGCTGGTACGTAGGATGGGCAGAAAAGGATGATCGGCAAGTGGTCTTCGCCCGACTGATCAGGTTCGACAGCCGTCCTGAGCAGACACCAGGCGCGGTCGCAAGGGATGGGATTCTGGAAATGTTATTTACACCGGTTGATCCGCTGATCGTAGATTGATCCTCATCGAGCCAGCCAATTCTAGATCTTCAGAGAAGGCGCCTAAACGCCTTCTCTTGACGTTGAAATAGCGTCAAACCTGCTCAGGAATGGCGCAAACCAATCCTGGTCTCTTAGGTCATCAGCATTCAAGATTGCACCAGATGATGAGTTAGAATGACCGCTCTTCTGCAGGCTTTCCATTGCCTCTCTTATGAGGCGAACGAGCGGATCCTCGGAAAACTCAACCTCGACAGGTCGCCCCTCCTTCTCTGCAAGGAGCTTATACCCTCCCTCTGCATTGGCCCGATCAAAGGCGTATGTGACTGATGCTTTTTCTTCAGGGTGGGCACGCTCAAGGTATTCGATGCTTGCGCCAAGCTTTGAAAGGGTATCTCCGCCGAACGGGTCGACATACTCATCTTGTAAGGAATTTGGACCATTATAGTAGCCTGCGGCCAAACTTTGCTGCCGGATCATGAGCGTTCGTGCATATTCCTTCTCTTCACGCGTAAACTGGTTGGTATCGTCCACAACAACCGCATTGAGGGCGCGACGATCAAAGTCTTGAAAGAGCGAAATCGCTTTGGTGCCAAGTGTTTCGATCTAACCTTGACCACCACCTTGTTCACGCACTCGCTCATTTCCAGCATTGAGCGACGCCCGCGCGGCCTGGACAACCTCGTGAAATGCCTTCCCCTGTGACAGCGTTTCGGCGGCGGGATCCACTACACCAAGAGCCAGTGATATGGATCCTTCGCTGGAACCGTCGCCAAAAAACTTCGCATAGCTGGATGCTGAGAGGTCAAAATTGGGGTGACCGCTGTCTCGATAGGCGATCCCGGCCGACAACGACGATGAGTAGACAACAGCCGGTGTTTCCAACGATCGCGCCTTCTGTGGCTCTGTGTCCGCAACGGTTGTTTTGGGCGTAGGGCTGGGGTCCGTCACGAATTTCGACTTTATGTAAGTATTTGTAACGTTGGATTGTATGCTGTTTGTCATTTCAGTTCACTGCGTATTGTTGTGGCGATGCAGGTGCTAACGCGCATCCATGATCGCGGTATGAACGATGAGCCAATTTTCTTTTCGTTTCTCGAGCACCAAGTGGATATGGGTGCGGCGCAGCTCCTCATTTTCATTCCGTGACGCACCGCGATCACCATCTGTGAACATATGGACGACTGCGCCTTTCTCACCGACATATCGCCTCGAGATGACTTTCATGTTGCTGACTTCTCGCCTCGAAACCTCCGGGTCAAATTGGGTAAACAAACGCTCTTCGAGAAACGTGCCAAGCGGTTTTGTTCCTCGAAACATTCTAGCGTAGGCGTTGATCCACTCAGTGTCAGATGAATGAAGCGACATAAGCGCTTCGGTGTCCTGCCAACCCCAGGCCATTTTATAGGCGAACAGAAGCTGATCTATGGCTTTCGAGTCGAGCTCATCTACCGGTGTTCCAACCGTCAGTTCCGCGGGGATCTCCCGAGGTTCCTGTGATATGGCAGGGACCGACGATAAGGCGGCAAGAATTGGTGCAATGAAAAGTGACCTTTTGATTATCATGTAGTCTCGCAAGCTTCATATTGGACAGAACCATCTGCAAGATTCTATGGTCGCCGAATATTTCTAGTGATTTGAAAGACATAACTAATAAGGGAGGTCGCAGGATTGAAAGCTGCAAGTCGTCAAATGTCCGGATCATTCGTCAGTGGTCCAGCAACTGGTAGGTTTTATTCAGCCGGAGTGACATTGCTTCCTTACATGATTGCAAGCATTACTCTGGCTCTGACATTCGCATCCAGCGGTGCCTATGACACGGACGACTTGACCGCGCCGCACCGCGCGATTTTGTGGACAGTTGTTTGCAGCCTCATCGTGTTTCAGGCGTTCATTACTGACACTTGGTTCGAGCGCCTGGTGAATATTGGCAAAGCGTCCTCAGCGGTGAGGGCATTTGGTTCGATATTGGCAACTTGCCTGCTGACCACCGTCGAACTCTACGCACTCAAGTTCACGCCGTTATTGCCAAAAGCACATGATCCATTTCTGGATCTGTTCCTTTTTGTACTTATGCCTGTTTCAACGATTGCGATTTCAGTCATCCTCTATCGAAGAACATCTGGGCGACGATATCGCTCACATGACCGACAGCGTTTGAATGATGAGCACTCAACCCCACCGCTCGGCCTTGAGCCAGACGCTTCTGCCAGACCTGCCGGCTGGCCATTGGCACCTGCGCTTCTGGTTCATGCCTGCGACCACTACCTTGAAATCTGGACCTCCCGAGGGAAGGTCTTCCTTAAAGGGCGGATGACAGACGCTGTAGACTACCTATCAGACGCTGAGGGAGCTCAGGTTCATCGATCTTGGTGGGTTTCAAGGTCGGCTGCTCGATCCATTGAGAGGCAGGGACGCGACTGGTTTATCATCACCGACATCAGAGAACCGATCCCTGTCAGCCGCGGCCGCACGAAGCAGCTGCGCGACTTGGATTGGCCATTTCAATGATCAGAAGGCTTCAATTTCAACTTCGCCGTCTTGCTCACTGACCCGGGTGAGCAATTTACCTTCTCGGTAGACCAGTTGAATTC belongs to Roseibium porphyridii and includes:
- a CDS encoding asparaginase, with the protein product MGVDGSNQKKTVMVIGTGGTISCLGSDPFDLHDYPVSGERLTTDEMLAMFKLSFDDIDVVPSGFKPVSSTELGPKFWFALISEIEQAIRQIEHLAGIVVTHGTATLEESAFATDLLHNTDVPVVFTGAQRPENAISSDAPHNLWSAIQVAADPKARDRGVLVVMNGLIFSAADVSKVDNFALDAFQARSGPLGHINGRAVNFQSPPFRRPVQLRLEKHETWPRVEIIPSYAGADGTLIEATITAGAQGFIVAGLAPGYATPDQRLALRKARQQGIVVVMASRALNGTTLPLKQNDIPGLIGAGSLTPQKARILLALGLSELLDVDGIRQLFERFT
- a CDS encoding TetR/AcrR family transcriptional regulator encodes the protein MSQIASESDVSRQSVYLHFKTRGGLLLALVQRADERFEVKEGFFAALEIGDPIKRLDACMEVWFDFAVKIHPVATDLIRLRRTDSDADTAWTDRMSELRAWEHQLIQSLSDDEALSSDWSVDDAADYLWASTSIQIWDVLYNDRSWSAEKISKVLRRSIAKTLLQ
- a CDS encoding LytTR family DNA-binding domain-containing protein, which produces MKAASRQMSGSFVSGPATGRFYSAGVTLLPYMIASITLALTFASSGAYDTDDLTAPHRAILWTVVCSLIVFQAFITDTWFERLVNIGKASSAVRAFGSILATCLLTTVELYALKFTPLLPKAHDPFLDLFLFVLMPVSTIAISVILYRRTSGRRYRSHDRQRLNDEHSTPPLGLEPDASARPAGWPLAPALLVHACDHYLEIWTSRGKVFLKGRMTDAVDYLSDAEGAQVHRSWWVSRSAARSIERQGRDWFIITDIREPIPVSRGRTKQLRDLDWPFQ
- a CDS encoding DUF1330 domain-containing protein, producing MNEQLTQLTAWYSDAPDDSRPSEEQWRSILERPSDAPITLINFFKLRGLADNGDAGATGQDAFNAYAEVSIPTMERVGGKFLFVGAFGGMFLGAEEDWDVIAIGSYPNLQALIDLYSDANYRKAFVHRTAACERQKVIVGNAMS
- a CDS encoding SRPBCC family protein, translating into MMTEPTTNYDEIIQVTATEDACFQAVATQMNEWWTQTTEGSLVKVGDKVTARFPPSFGYWTFEAKVFDRPNRIEMVCIDAHHKVEGQPEEIDQEWLGTKIIWDISAAGDKTEIRMTHDGLTPTLNCWDICLDGWNHFFKSSLKAFLDGEKPNPHTST
- a CDS encoding SDR family NAD(P)-dependent oxidoreductase — protein: MILKGKTAVVFGAGGHLGQHIADRFEAEGASVFRASNGPVDGSTPKSAQVDATDEVAVDAYLDQVAEEQGSIDVVVNMAGVAPASYNHGKPAAEVTHEQFMMPLAVDTASQFITAKSAYRHMSEKGSGVIILNTSTLAKVGSPWSPALTASHAATEGLMRSLAHEYGPAGVRVLGVRSEAMPDSPTIEYTFATMGANMGMGFDEMKGFIEQNKTALKKLPEASDTAAVFAYAASDMASFLAGTMINNSAGHIVD
- the blaOXA gene encoding class D beta-lactamase, whose protein sequence is MYKILIAASTALATLTQHTKAEERVICSVAWEVGEETPLLSDGQCDERMSSASTFKIAISLMGFDSGILTSPDTPEWPFKADYLDWRPEWKQSTTPEAWLKHSVVWYSQQITLKIGSERFEEYVNAFDYGNKDITGVPGVYDGLTYAWLRSTLKISPLEQINFLTKMLAGKLPVTETAVLQTKAIMERREQPNGWITFGKTGSGLPTGEDGQHLQGQPFGWYVGWAEKDDRQVVFARLIRFDSRPEQTPGAVARDGILEMLFTPVDPLIVD